From a single Bacteroidota bacterium genomic region:
- a CDS encoding D-tyrosyl-tRNA(Tyr) deacylase: MRVVIQRTTHSSVVINAVEKRICGAGMLILLGIELNDNEEDIEWLCPKIVKLRIFADENGTMNKSIQECDGDILLISQFTLHASTKKGNRPSYINAARPEQAIPLYEKFIASLEKELGKKIITGEFGADMKVELINDGPVTILIDSKNRE, translated from the coding sequence ATGCGTGTAGTCATTCAACGAACAACTCATTCTTCAGTAGTTATAAATGCTGTTGAAAAAAGAATTTGTGGAGCGGGTATGCTCATCCTGCTTGGAATTGAATTGAATGATAACGAAGAAGACATTGAATGGCTATGTCCAAAGATTGTAAAACTGCGCATCTTCGCCGACGAAAACGGGACCATGAACAAATCCATTCAGGAATGTGATGGCGATATCTTACTGATCAGTCAATTTACCTTACACGCCTCCACAAAAAAAGGAAACCGTCCCTCCTATATTAACGCCGCCCGACCGGAACAAGCGATTCCCCTCTATGAAAAATTCATTGCTTCTCTCGAAAAAGAATTAGGTAAGAAAATTATTACAGGAGAGTTTGGCGCGGATATGAAAGTTGAACTTATTAATGATGGACCGGTAACAATACTCATTGATTCGAAGAATCGGGAGTAA
- a CDS encoding nucleotide pyrophosphohydrolase, translating into MTISSAQTTVDTWIKTHGVRYFNEMTNMVLLTEEVGELARIIARKYGEQSFKEGEENTDPGDEMADILFVLICLANQTGVDLQSALEKNLEKKTNRDKNRHKNNEKLR; encoded by the coding sequence ATGACAATTTCTTCAGCCCAAACAACAGTAGATACCTGGATAAAAACACATGGTGTTCGCTATTTTAATGAAATGACAAATATGGTTTTGCTTACCGAAGAAGTAGGTGAACTGGCTCGGATCATTGCCCGCAAGTACGGGGAGCAATCTTTTAAAGAAGGAGAAGAAAATACGGACCCCGGTGATGAAATGGCAGATATTCTTTTTGTACTGATTTGTCTCGCGAATCAAACAGGTGTCGACTTACAATCCGCCTTGGAAAAGAATCTGGAAAAGAAGACCAACCGCGACAAAAACAGGCATAAAAACAACGAAAAATTACGCTAA
- a CDS encoding HlyC/CorC family transporter, with protein MIADILLTALLVFLNGFFVAAEFAIVKVRQSQIDLKANQGNTVAKTAQHILDNMDKYLSACQLGITLASLALGWIGEPVVAKIVRSFTDYFSMAITEESLHQLSIVIAFGLITVLHIVLGEQVPKTAAIRNPLTYTMYVSLPLRGFYLLFSPFIWVLNGLSKTVLRMFGLHGKDHAEIHSEEEIRMLLTESEEGGAIKTSEHDLIQNVFEFDDRVVRQILIPRTKISAIDVESTKEEVIQKVIEEGYSRMPVFQDSLDNVIGVIYTKDLIKALHEKNFRGVNDLIRPAYFIPLNKRINDLLREFQTQHIQMAIVTNEFGGTAGIVTMEDIIEELVGEIQDEYDDEKPPVEKKSETEYVVNAMSSISDANDLLPIALPESPNYDTVSGLLNYIYGRIPAVNEKRSFGGYEFIIIKRFKHSVDSVKMTVLNPEQVTE; from the coding sequence ATGATTGCTGATATATTACTCACTGCTTTACTTGTATTTTTAAACGGATTTTTTGTCGCAGCTGAATTTGCCATTGTAAAGGTGCGTCAATCCCAAATTGATCTGAAAGCGAATCAGGGAAATACCGTAGCAAAAACGGCTCAGCATATCCTCGACAATATGGATAAATACCTGAGCGCTTGTCAGCTCGGTATTACATTGGCGAGTCTGGCTTTGGGGTGGATCGGAGAGCCGGTGGTTGCAAAAATAGTGCGCAGCTTTACCGACTATTTCAGTATGGCGATCACGGAAGAAAGTTTACATCAACTGTCGATCGTTATCGCATTCGGCTTAATTACCGTGTTACATATTGTGTTGGGTGAACAGGTTCCAAAAACTGCGGCCATCAGAAATCCTTTGACTTATACGATGTATGTTTCCTTGCCGTTAAGAGGTTTTTATCTTTTATTTTCTCCTTTTATCTGGGTATTAAACGGACTTTCTAAAACTGTCTTACGCATGTTTGGCTTGCATGGTAAAGATCATGCGGAGATTCACAGTGAAGAAGAAATCCGGATGTTGTTGACCGAATCAGAAGAAGGTGGAGCGATCAAGACCTCTGAACATGACCTGATTCAAAATGTTTTCGAATTTGATGACAGGGTAGTACGTCAGATTTTAATTCCACGTACGAAAATTTCTGCAATAGATGTCGAATCGACGAAGGAAGAAGTCATTCAAAAAGTAATTGAAGAAGGCTATTCCCGTATGCCGGTTTTTCAGGATTCTCTCGACAATGTTATCGGTGTGATTTATACCAAGGATTTAATAAAAGCTTTGCACGAAAAGAATTTCAGAGGTGTGAATGATCTTATACGTCCTGCATATTTTATCCCCTTGAATAAACGGATCAATGATCTATTGCGTGAATTCCAGACGCAGCATATTCAAATGGCCATAGTGACCAATGAATTTGGTGGCACCGCAGGGATTGTAACGATGGAAGATATTATTGAGGAGTTGGTAGGTGAAATTCAGGATGAATATGATGATGAAAAGCCACCTGTAGAAAAGAAAAGTGAGACTGAGTACGTCGTTAATGCCATGTCTTCTATCAGTGATGCGAATGATTTGTTGCCTATTGCTTTACCGGAAAGTCCCAATTACGATACCGTTTCAGGCTTGTTGAATTATATTTATGGAAGAATTCCCGCGGTGAATGAAAAGCGTTCTTTTGGAGGTTATGAATTTATCATTATCAAACGCTTCAAACATAGTGTGGATTCCGTGAAGATGACGGTATTAAATCCGGAACAGGTGACAGAGTAA
- a CDS encoding thymidylate synthase: MKQYHDLLKHVLANGVKKEDRTGTGTISVFGYQLRCNLQEGFPLLTTKKLHTKSIIHELLWFLKGETNIRYLRENGVSIWDEWADEQGNLGPVYGKQWRSWPTPDGKSIDQITQLIEQIKKNPDSRRLLVSAWNVAEIPNMALPPCHIMFQFYVANGRLSCQLYQRSADLFLGVPFNIASYALLTHMVAQVCGLEAGDFIHTFGDVHIYSNHMEQVELQLSRTPVSLPTLKMNPEVKDIFSFKFEDFAIENYHPMPAIKAPVAI; this comes from the coding sequence ATGAAGCAATATCACGATCTCTTAAAGCATGTACTGGCAAATGGTGTGAAGAAGGAAGACCGAACCGGTACAGGAACGATCAGTGTTTTCGGGTACCAGTTGCGCTGCAATTTACAAGAAGGCTTCCCGCTACTCACCACAAAAAAATTACATACCAAATCGATCATACATGAGTTGCTTTGGTTCCTTAAGGGGGAAACCAATATTCGTTATTTGCGCGAAAATGGGGTGAGCATCTGGGATGAATGGGCCGACGAACAGGGCAACCTCGGACCCGTTTATGGAAAACAATGGCGATCATGGCCCACACCGGATGGAAAGAGCATCGATCAAATTACCCAACTGATAGAACAGATCAAAAAAAATCCGGACTCCCGTCGTTTACTGGTCAGTGCCTGGAACGTGGCTGAAATTCCCAATATGGCCCTCCCACCCTGCCATATTATGTTTCAATTCTATGTCGCCAACGGTAGACTCAGTTGTCAACTCTATCAACGCAGTGCAGATTTGTTCTTAGGTGTTCCTTTCAATATTGCCTCTTATGCTTTATTGACACATATGGTAGCGCAGGTATGCGGATTAGAAGCCGGAGACTTTATACACACCTTTGGCGATGTACATATTTACAGCAATCATATGGAGCAGGTGGAATTACAACTTAGCAGAACGCCCGTATCGCTGCCCACTTTAAAAATGAATCCGGAAGTAAAAGATATTTTTTCTTTCAAATTCGAAGACTTTGCGATTGAAAATTATCATCCGATGCCGGCTATAAAAGCACCTGTCGCTATCTGA
- a CDS encoding CotH kinase family protein: protein MFLKLQHAVGMIALVFSSLFSVGQSLPDEMHITPDGKMLMIGSQPNTGFYDQNLVRRVDLTFPTTNFWTLLLNNYATRTYIPATLNIDGNTYDSVGVRFRGQTSFQTGSSQKKSFKIELDFWKAGQDYDGYSTFKLNNAAQDPSMMREVFYTSLIKRHIPTAKSNYVKLYLNGANWGLYPNIQQMNKDFLEEWYLSNDGIWWRADKPPGSPGGIGGGWGDGTAALNYLSNDTSDYKVHYTLKESTILNPWDYLVRLTDKLENTSLTGLEDTLANYMDLDRTLWFLATEIAWTDDDSYVYKGKMDYYLHYEAETGLMVPHEYDGNSSLETVPATTWDAFYHSTNANYPLLNRLLNVPTLRQRYLAHMRTILAEEFDTALTNSSFNFFKAQVDTIVLNDPKKLYSYAQFNSELQVLRNFVTNRKNYLNANAEMQQIAPVIADAPYAVNGVQYQQPAENQTVNVRSTISSVNGIDNVQLYYSNNIVGRFTKTQMFDDGLHDDSLAADGIFGGTIPGFAAGTWVRYYVQAAAANTAKSVSYMPAGAEHNVFIYTIAPNASSDTSIVINEVMASNVTTAADNFGEYDDWVELYNKSAVAVDISGYTLTDNPVNLDKWTFPAGTIIQPNDYLIVWADEDSSQGPYHMNFKLSAAGEILMLLDVANNVVDSLGWGLQIADQGLARVPNGTGNFVIQGPTFSANNNSVGLNEDISLPVQLSVYPNPAADLVQIQMFDDQQRDLEIYNAIGQPVERIAYSSFYSIGTTTWPAGIYYVRCGEASKKLVIRH, encoded by the coding sequence ATGTTCTTAAAATTACAGCACGCTGTCGGTATGATAGCACTCGTTTTTAGTTCACTTTTCAGCGTTGGACAGTCCTTACCTGACGAAATGCACATCACCCCAGATGGCAAAATGCTCATGATCGGCAGTCAGCCCAACACCGGATTCTACGATCAAAATCTGGTGAGAAGAGTGGATCTGACTTTTCCAACCACCAACTTCTGGACCTTGCTATTAAACAACTATGCGACACGGACCTATATTCCGGCGACATTAAACATTGATGGCAATACTTACGATAGTGTGGGTGTTCGCTTCCGCGGGCAAACGTCATTTCAGACGGGATCGTCTCAAAAAAAATCATTTAAGATTGAACTGGATTTCTGGAAGGCAGGTCAGGATTATGATGGTTACAGCACCTTTAAATTAAACAATGCCGCTCAGGATCCGTCGATGATGCGGGAGGTGTTTTATACTTCTTTAATCAAGCGGCATATTCCTACTGCTAAATCCAACTACGTTAAACTCTATCTGAATGGAGCCAACTGGGGACTCTATCCGAATATTCAGCAAATGAATAAGGATTTTCTTGAAGAATGGTATTTGAGTAATGATGGAATCTGGTGGAGAGCAGACAAGCCACCGGGATCACCGGGAGGTATTGGAGGTGGCTGGGGAGATGGGACTGCTGCTTTGAACTATTTAAGCAATGACACTTCTGATTATAAAGTACATTATACCTTGAAAGAGTCCACCATTTTAAATCCCTGGGACTATCTGGTACGACTCACCGATAAACTCGAAAACACCTCCCTCACAGGGTTGGAAGATACGCTCGCCAATTACATGGATCTGGACAGAACGTTATGGTTTCTTGCCACGGAAATTGCGTGGACGGATGATGACAGCTATGTGTACAAAGGAAAAATGGATTATTATTTACATTATGAAGCAGAGACCGGCTTGATGGTCCCTCATGAATACGATGGAAATAGTTCGCTGGAGACTGTACCCGCCACCACGTGGGATGCATTTTATCATTCTACAAATGCCAACTATCCACTTTTAAACAGATTGTTAAATGTTCCTACTTTGCGTCAAAGATATCTTGCGCATATGCGAACCATTTTAGCAGAGGAATTTGATACGGCTTTGACCAATTCCTCATTTAACTTTTTTAAAGCTCAGGTAGATACTATCGTTCTGAATGATCCGAAGAAATTATACTCTTATGCACAATTTAACAGCGAACTGCAGGTCTTAAGAAATTTTGTCACCAACCGTAAAAACTATTTAAATGCTAATGCTGAAATGCAGCAAATCGCTCCTGTTATAGCCGATGCGCCTTATGCGGTAAACGGAGTTCAGTATCAGCAGCCGGCTGAAAACCAAACTGTAAATGTCAGGTCAACGATCAGTTCGGTGAATGGGATTGACAATGTTCAACTTTATTATTCCAATAATATCGTAGGAAGGTTTACAAAAACGCAAATGTTTGACGACGGGTTGCACGACGATAGCTTAGCCGCTGATGGAATTTTCGGAGGAACAATTCCGGGATTTGCAGCAGGAACCTGGGTGCGTTACTATGTACAGGCGGCTGCAGCGAATACAGCGAAAAGTGTAAGTTATATGCCGGCAGGTGCCGAACACAATGTGTTTATTTATACCATAGCTCCCAATGCCTCCAGTGATACTTCAATTGTTATTAATGAAGTCATGGCTTCTAATGTGACAACTGCAGCGGATAATTTCGGTGAGTATGATGACTGGGTGGAACTCTACAATAAATCTGCTGTGGCGGTAGATATCAGCGGATATACATTAACGGACAATCCTGTAAATCTCGACAAGTGGACATTCCCTGCAGGTACAATCATTCAACCCAATGACTATTTAATAGTATGGGCCGATGAAGATAGCAGTCAGGGTCCTTATCATATGAACTTTAAACTATCCGCTGCCGGTGAAATACTGATGCTGCTGGATGTCGCGAATAATGTTGTTGATTCACTGGGTTGGGGATTACAAATCGCCGATCAGGGTTTAGCACGCGTACCCAATGGTACAGGCAACTTTGTGATTCAAGGTCCTACGTTCTCTGCCAATAATAACTCCGTTGGTTTGAACGAGGATATCTCTTTGCCCGTTCAGCTGTCGGTTTATCCCAATCCTGCTGCTGATTTAGTGCAGATACAAATGTTCGATGACCAGCAACGCGATCTTGAAATTTATAATGCGATAGGACAACCGGTAGAAAGAATTGCCTATTCCTCCTTCTATTCCATTGGTACAACGACATGGCCGGCGGGCATCTATTATGTGCGTTGTGGAGAAGCTTCAAAGAAACTGGTGATCAGACATTAA
- a CDS encoding DUF2490 domain-containing protein — MSIRKILLLFLLLGPASVNAQVTRENQVWTSVQLQKKLFSKTKAELTFESRYNTAPLMIVRYFPNLAIQRKWGDHFTSVVHYRYITSNKGLGVRESSHRLMLDAITGGSVKKTDIAFRLRAGREDEPGVNEGIFSLSEFVFRQKLSVKHKFFKQEFSLAIEQFETIRGNAIEYDQRRYILGAEIKISKQHFLDFFVMYQDLIDVRRVNFGVGYVYEFKD; from the coding sequence ATGTCAATAAGGAAAATACTTCTTTTATTTTTACTACTTGGTCCTGCCAGCGTTAATGCTCAGGTGACCCGGGAAAATCAGGTATGGACATCCGTTCAATTGCAGAAGAAATTGTTTTCAAAAACAAAAGCGGAACTTACCTTTGAATCGCGGTACAATACCGCTCCACTGATGATTGTCCGTTATTTTCCGAATCTCGCGATACAGCGGAAGTGGGGAGATCATTTTACCTCCGTAGTGCATTACCGTTATATCACCAGCAATAAAGGTCTCGGCGTCAGAGAGTCCTCTCATCGGCTCATGCTGGATGCTATCACTGGTGGATCAGTAAAGAAAACGGATATTGCCTTTCGTCTGCGCGCCGGACGTGAAGATGAACCGGGTGTAAATGAAGGAATTTTCTCCCTTTCAGAATTCGTTTTTCGACAGAAACTGAGTGTGAAACACAAGTTTTTTAAACAGGAATTTTCGCTCGCCATTGAGCAGTTTGAAACCATTCGCGGTAATGCTATTGAGTATGATCAACGCCGGTATATACTCGGAGCTGAAATTAAAATCAGCAAACAGCATTTTTTGGATTTCTTTGTGATGTATCAGGATCTGATTGACGTGCGACGTGTCAATTTTGGGGTTGGATATGTTTATGAGTTTAAAGATTGA
- a CDS encoding DUF4956 domain-containing protein gives MELDLFDKLGDKFFMRFLIDLVAVSIIVFSIYLPNYKKRDHLFTFFMFNVVIYIITYLLSKVEMSFGAAFGLFAVFSLLRYRTENISEKDMTYLLLFIAMGLINSTVKGTYFESVILNGILMLAAWILDGGVLVKNEKTQTILYEKIENVRDDKAQVLMDDLKLRTGLNIHKVAVVYIDFVKDSAELKIYYY, from the coding sequence ATGGAACTAGATTTATTTGACAAACTGGGAGATAAATTCTTCATGCGATTTCTCATTGATCTGGTTGCGGTCAGTATTATCGTTTTCAGTATTTACCTCCCTAATTATAAAAAAAGAGACCACTTGTTTACCTTTTTTATGTTTAATGTGGTGATCTATATTATTACTTATTTATTGAGTAAGGTGGAGATGTCATTTGGTGCAGCATTTGGATTGTTTGCCGTTTTTTCATTACTGAGATATAGAACAGAAAATATTTCAGAGAAGGACATGACCTATCTGCTTTTGTTTATAGCGATGGGTTTGATTAATTCTACAGTGAAAGGAACCTACTTTGAATCGGTGATATTAAACGGTATTCTCATGCTAGCCGCCTGGATTTTAGATGGTGGTGTCTTGGTAAAAAATGAAAAAACGCAAACCATTTTATACGAGAAAATTGAGAATGTTAGAGATGATAAAGCACAGGTGTTGATGGATGATTTAAAGCTCCGGACCGGATTGAATATTCATAAAGTGGCTGTAGTCTATATTGACTTCGTAAAAGACAGTGCTGAGCTTAAGATTTATTATTACTGA
- a CDS encoding polyphosphate polymerase domain-containing protein translates to MDLNNLLAGFPSITLKEMDEVSLTNRIDTKYVFHISLLSDLLNSLLPFYRILEIDQIRVHPYETLYFDDQELSLYLNHHNQRGSRYKLRLRRYGSSSVSYMEMKRKTNTGRTIKARMKTADFDPALHPEQESFFREQTALSNGKWDFTTRIKFNRITLVSLDPPERMTLDLQLHFGDSTRSKEFPNLVVAEVKQGSKSPSAFIKEMKNRHIHPFSLSKYCLGLSLLRPEIKQNLFKKQQLIIQQLQDRA, encoded by the coding sequence ATGGATTTAAATAATTTGCTAGCAGGATTCCCTTCTATCACTCTAAAGGAGATGGATGAAGTTTCTCTTACAAATAGAATTGATACCAAGTATGTTTTTCATATTTCACTATTAAGTGATCTCCTGAATTCACTCTTGCCGTTCTATAGGATTCTTGAAATTGATCAGATTCGGGTGCATCCCTATGAAACGCTTTACTTTGACGATCAGGAACTGAGTTTATATTTGAATCATCACAATCAGCGGGGCAGCAGGTATAAATTAAGACTACGCAGGTATGGTAGCTCTTCGGTCTCTTATATGGAGATGAAGAGAAAAACGAATACCGGTCGGACGATTAAAGCCCGGATGAAAACTGCTGATTTTGATCCGGCATTGCACCCTGAGCAGGAAAGTTTTTTCAGAGAGCAGACTGCATTGTCTAACGGGAAATGGGACTTTACGACCCGAATTAAATTTAATCGAATTACCTTGGTGAGCCTGGATCCTCCGGAAAGAATGACCTTAGATCTTCAATTACATTTTGGGGATAGTACCAGGTCGAAAGAGTTTCCCAATCTGGTGGTGGCTGAAGTGAAGCAAGGAAGTAAATCTCCCTCCGCCTTCATTAAAGAAATGAAAAACCGGCATATTCATCCTTTTTCTTTATCTAAATATTGCCTTGGACTTTCGTTATTGCGGCCGGAAATAAAACAGAATCTTTTCAAAAAACAACAACTCATCATTCAACAATTACAAGACAGAGCTTAA
- a CDS encoding dihydrofolate reductase, translating into MILSLIASLDKKSGIGKDNRLLWHLPADLKFFKKVTTGHTVIMGRNTYESIGKALPLRRNIVVTRQENYEAPGCEINEDLFDAIKSCSKEDELFVIGGADIYRQAIQVADKLYLTRVDVVMEAGTFFPEFSMSAWKLIHLEKHKADDKNAYDYSFSVYQRAGG; encoded by the coding sequence ATGATCCTGTCACTCATTGCATCTCTGGATAAAAAATCCGGTATAGGAAAGGATAACCGTCTACTCTGGCATTTACCTGCGGATCTGAAGTTTTTCAAAAAAGTGACCACCGGCCATACGGTCATCATGGGAAGAAACACCTATGAATCCATCGGTAAAGCACTTCCGCTTCGTCGGAATATTGTTGTGACGCGGCAAGAAAACTATGAGGCACCGGGCTGTGAAATCAATGAAGACCTTTTTGATGCCATCAAAAGTTGCAGTAAGGAAGACGAGCTATTTGTGATTGGCGGGGCTGACATCTACCGTCAGGCGATTCAGGTAGCTGATAAATTATACCTTACCCGTGTAGATGTGGTCATGGAGGCAGGTACGTTCTTCCCTGAATTCAGCATGAGTGCATGGAAACTGATTCATCTCGAAAAACACAAAGCAGATGATAAAAATGCCTATGACTATTCCTTCTCTGTCTATCAGCGAGCCGGGGGGTAA